In the genome of Fulvivirga maritima, one region contains:
- a CDS encoding transposase, with product MAAIYKYRWQIELLFKKLKQNFPLKYFLGDNQNAIEIQIWSALICLLLMEVVRKQIKKRWAFSNMVSLVRFHLMAYVHLTRFLNNPDLELQKTIYKTNQYPLFSP from the coding sequence ATAGCGGCCATTTATAAATACCGATGGCAGATAGAGCTTTTATTTAAAAAGCTGAAGCAGAACTTTCCTCTCAAATATTTTCTGGGGGACAACCAAAATGCTATTGAGATCCAAATTTGGAGTGCCCTGATCTGTCTATTATTGATGGAAGTAGTCCGAAAACAGATCAAAAAAAGATGGGCCTTCTCTAATATGGTCTCATTGGTAAGGTTTCACTTGATGGCCTATGTTCACCTTACCCGCTTTCTAAACAATCCAGACCTAGAACTTCAAAAAACAATATATAAAACCAATCAATACCCTTTATTTAGTCCATAG
- a CDS encoding IS256 family transposase — MNKQEKEELKEKALKQFLKGESLFGKDGAFSPMLKEFLEEALEAEMEDHLSSEEKGRSHGNKRNGKGQKTVKSSLGDVEINTPQDRHSSFEPRIVEKRQRILADNLEKQIIAMYGLGNSLRDIQEHIKEMYDTNISTEVLSDITDRVIPKVKEWQNRPLESVYCIVWLDAMHFKVRDEGKVKHKALYNILGINKQGNKEILGMYLSESEGANFWLQILTELQNRGLKDILIACTDNLKGFSEAIHSIYPQTDVQLCVVHQIRNSLKYVASKEQKVFIQDLKLVYQADTKDQAETALLELEEKWGKKYPVVIRSWNDNWELLSTYFDYSKPIRKLIYTTNPVEGFHRQVRKVTKSKGAFTSDMALMKLVYLVCRRIEKKWTSPLRNWGLTVQQLAIRFEGRLELELKTSQTKK; from the coding sequence ATGAACAAACAAGAGAAAGAAGAATTAAAGGAAAAAGCACTTAAACAATTTTTAAAAGGAGAATCTCTATTTGGTAAGGATGGGGCTTTCAGCCCCATGTTGAAGGAGTTCTTAGAAGAAGCTCTGGAAGCAGAAATGGAGGATCACCTATCCAGTGAAGAAAAAGGACGCTCTCATGGCAATAAGCGCAATGGCAAAGGCCAGAAAACAGTTAAGAGTAGTTTAGGAGACGTTGAGATAAATACTCCTCAAGATCGTCATAGCAGCTTTGAGCCAAGAATAGTAGAGAAACGCCAGCGTATACTGGCAGACAATCTTGAGAAGCAAATAATAGCCATGTATGGGCTAGGTAATAGTTTGAGAGATATTCAAGAGCACATCAAGGAGATGTATGACACAAATATATCAACAGAGGTGTTAAGTGATATCACAGACCGAGTGATCCCTAAAGTAAAGGAGTGGCAAAATAGGCCATTAGAATCGGTCTATTGTATTGTTTGGCTAGATGCCATGCATTTCAAGGTGCGAGATGAAGGTAAGGTGAAGCATAAAGCCCTTTATAATATTTTAGGGATCAATAAGCAGGGCAACAAGGAGATATTGGGCATGTACCTATCAGAAAGCGAAGGAGCTAATTTTTGGCTTCAGATACTTACTGAGCTACAAAATAGAGGCTTGAAAGATATTTTGATAGCCTGCACTGATAACTTGAAAGGTTTTAGTGAAGCGATACACTCCATCTACCCACAAACAGATGTTCAACTTTGTGTAGTTCATCAGATTCGAAATAGCTTGAAATATGTAGCCAGTAAAGAACAGAAAGTGTTTATACAAGATCTTAAATTAGTTTATCAAGCAGACACAAAAGATCAGGCAGAGACTGCTTTATTAGAACTGGAAGAAAAATGGGGAAAGAAATATCCTGTGGTGATACGATCTTGGAATGATAACTGGGAACTACTTAGCACTTATTTCGATTACAGTAAACCCATAAGAAAGTTAATATACACTACAAATCCAGTGGAGGGCTTTCATAGACAAGTAAGAAAAGTTACCAAGAGTAAGGGAGCATTTACCAGTGATATGGCCTTGATGAAATTAGTTTACTTAGTTTGCAGACGTATTGAGAAAAAATGGACTTCACCTTTGCGGAATTGGGGTTTGACGGTGCAGCAATTAGCCATTAGATTTGAGGGAAGATTGGAACTGGAACTAAAAACCAGTCAAACCAAAAAATAA
- a CDS encoding sugar O-acetyltransferase: MKTEREKMLAGEKYFINDPELVEIRYRTRELVDVFNGLAPRAVEEKENVQRQIFGVMGQGVHIEKPMRIDYGVNTVLGDNVFINYNFTLLDCCPVTIGDNVFIAPNVQIYTACHPIDTEERKKHIGFAKPITIGNDVWIGGNCILLPGVSIGDGCTIGAGSLVAKSIPANTLAVGSPCKVVREL, from the coding sequence ATGAAAACTGAAAGAGAGAAAATGCTGGCCGGAGAAAAGTACTTCATAAACGATCCTGAGCTGGTGGAGATAAGGTATAGAACCAGAGAGTTGGTAGATGTTTTTAATGGTTTGGCTCCCAGAGCTGTGGAGGAGAAGGAAAATGTTCAGCGTCAGATTTTTGGTGTAATGGGGCAGGGGGTGCATATAGAGAAACCTATGCGCATAGATTACGGTGTAAATACAGTGTTAGGAGATAATGTTTTTATCAATTATAATTTCACACTTTTAGATTGCTGCCCTGTAACTATAGGAGATAATGTGTTTATAGCTCCCAACGTACAAATATATACAGCGTGCCACCCCATAGATACAGAGGAGCGTAAAAAGCATATTGGCTTTGCTAAGCCTATCACCATTGGCAATGATGTTTGGATTGGCGGTAATTGTATTCTGCTACCCGGTGTTTCCATAGGTGATGGCTGCACCATAGGCGCTGGCAGCCTGGTAGCCAAGAGTATACCTGCTAATACCTTGGCGGTGGGCTCGCCTTGTAAAGTGGTGAGGGAGTTGTAG
- a CDS encoding tautomerase family protein, producing MPHIQVKVLEGKTEEEKNKLAQELVKAAQKVIDLGDDSFSVSIEDFTSDEWKNEVYPNHIMKRKDILYKEPGYEM from the coding sequence ATGCCGCATATTCAAGTAAAAGTGTTGGAAGGAAAAACCGAGGAAGAGAAGAATAAGCTGGCTCAGGAGCTGGTAAAAGCAGCTCAAAAGGTAATAGACCTGGGAGATGATTCTTTCTCTGTTTCCATTGAAGATTTCACATCTGATGAATGGAAAAACGAGGTTTATCCTAACCACATCATGAAAAGAAAAGACATTCTCTACAAAGAACCAGGTTACGAAATGTAA
- a CDS encoding leucine-rich repeat domain-containing protein, which translates to MEELIISLTDKDSHAIKREAGQGSLSLGPEHLKDKLDFDVIVGEHQNINWDCFNNLYTPHGQQNAHLYPNGDWPRWFYYYGNDSGFSFWSEKRKIEYFTWKPFKQVSVDFENSNINQLTIIAEEHPIKLKIGSGITTLVLDGNLKNLDIEKAGSLENIHFNPAIEESDASYRLPEFPAFKKSSSIHVTVKPVGQSFDCEQLLQFEYLKSLSLSGNMTNLHVLSKLPNLESLSLRYVPDLSDLPELNTWKFLKSFIGWNIEEGRGKVLRKELNKLSKEREMQYSSVSQLRKQIWFTTEYGIPFTAWEGKNAKLAVKVYKSTVKKLGKAKVVEEVKTLLIEFAKTFNELPQIETSEREDIAEAINQLRQVPSLEIDAKKAMGWFDEVRDY; encoded by the coding sequence ATGGAAGAACTAATAATTTCTTTAACGGATAAAGACAGTCATGCTATAAAAAGGGAGGCGGGCCAAGGGAGCTTGTCGTTGGGACCTGAGCATCTTAAAGATAAATTAGACTTTGATGTTATAGTTGGTGAGCATCAAAATATCAACTGGGATTGCTTTAATAATTTATACACGCCGCACGGCCAGCAAAATGCTCATCTGTATCCTAATGGAGACTGGCCCCGATGGTTTTATTATTATGGAAATGATTCTGGTTTTAGCTTCTGGTCCGAAAAAAGGAAGATAGAATATTTTACATGGAAACCTTTTAAGCAGGTTTCGGTTGACTTTGAAAATTCCAATATTAATCAGCTTACCATTATAGCGGAGGAGCACCCAATAAAGTTGAAAATTGGCAGTGGAATAACCACATTAGTGCTTGATGGTAATCTGAAAAACCTTGACATTGAAAAGGCAGGTTCGCTTGAAAATATACATTTCAATCCAGCTATTGAAGAAAGCGACGCGAGTTATCGTTTGCCTGAGTTTCCGGCTTTCAAAAAGTCGTCATCCATTCATGTAACAGTAAAACCAGTAGGTCAATCTTTTGATTGTGAGCAACTATTACAGTTTGAGTACCTGAAGAGTTTGAGTTTATCAGGAAACATGACCAATCTACATGTGCTTAGCAAGTTGCCTAATCTGGAAAGTTTATCACTCCGCTATGTTCCTGATTTAAGTGATCTGCCGGAGTTAAATACCTGGAAGTTTTTGAAAAGCTTCATTGGCTGGAATATTGAAGAAGGTAGAGGGAAAGTGCTAAGAAAGGAACTCAATAAATTGTCTAAGGAAAGAGAAATGCAATATTCGAGCGTATCTCAGCTAAGAAAGCAAATATGGTTTACCACAGAATATGGGATCCCGTTTACTGCCTGGGAGGGTAAAAATGCCAAATTAGCTGTAAAGGTCTATAAGTCGACAGTGAAGAAGTTAGGAAAGGCTAAAGTGGTGGAGGAGGTAAAGACTTTGTTAATTGAATTCGCAAAAACCTTTAATGAATTGCCTCAAATAGAAACCTCTGAAAGAGAAGATATAGCAGAAGCAATAAACCAATTAAGGCAAGTGCCAAGCCTTGAAATAGATGCCAAAAAAGCAATGGGATGGTTTGATGAAGTGAGGGATTATTGA
- a CDS encoding serine hydrolase domain-containing protein, with amino-acid sequence MKNYISIIAIILTVCLSCKNKTKPIAKENSLGERLKAYITDCDDNGPSASILVAKDDQVLYSGGVGLRDKTEKLPVTEKTIFTTGSLTKQFTAAAVLSLQEEGKLSVSDSISKFFSDTPADKQSITIHQLLTHTSGIVGNLGYGVDFVPISKAEFLGQVYASPLDFIPGSQYSYSNVGYSLLAMIIEAVTQMDYEAYLQKNLFQKAGMKSTGYLIPNWDSTQIAHGYKCGEDWGTHLIKWKADSSQISWHLKGNGGILSNPSDLYKWYKALVEYKIISQKSFEQLTFPHVKENEAGDSHYAYGWNILNSDRNTKIIAHNGSNGVFYADFIQMPEENAVIIYMTNELRYDTQMVAWEIEQLLFNENYTPIVPKMKSIKHSNADTAHKQLEIIQHFVKLVLADDEDIDAFITQHLASKERERRFKMWVKDMKHEFPGYQLKHILEYGDMSYDIILQSKSGEVVDLTPCFDLQFNESNQISAFGW; translated from the coding sequence ATGAAAAATTACATTTCTATAATAGCAATCATTTTAACGGTTTGTCTTTCGTGTAAAAATAAAACCAAGCCAATAGCAAAGGAAAATTCCTTGGGTGAACGGCTCAAAGCATATATTACTGACTGTGATGATAATGGACCTTCGGCAAGCATTTTAGTAGCTAAAGATGATCAGGTGTTATACTCTGGCGGTGTTGGATTAAGAGACAAGACAGAGAAACTTCCTGTAACTGAAAAAACCATTTTCACAACAGGATCATTAACCAAGCAGTTTACAGCCGCTGCTGTACTAAGCTTGCAGGAAGAAGGTAAATTGTCGGTAAGTGATTCTATTTCTAAGTTTTTCTCTGATACACCAGCGGATAAACAGAGCATTACTATTCATCAATTATTGACTCATACGTCAGGCATCGTCGGGAATCTTGGGTATGGAGTGGATTTTGTGCCTATTTCAAAAGCGGAGTTTTTAGGTCAGGTTTATGCATCACCGTTAGACTTTATCCCGGGCAGTCAGTACAGCTATTCTAATGTGGGTTACAGCCTTTTGGCTATGATTATTGAAGCGGTAACTCAAATGGATTATGAAGCCTATTTGCAGAAAAATCTTTTTCAAAAGGCAGGAATGAAAAGTACAGGGTATCTTATTCCGAATTGGGATTCTACCCAAATAGCCCATGGCTATAAATGTGGAGAAGATTGGGGTACTCACCTTATAAAATGGAAGGCCGATTCAAGTCAAATATCTTGGCATTTAAAAGGAAATGGGGGTATTCTTTCTAACCCTTCTGATTTGTATAAATGGTATAAGGCACTCGTAGAATATAAAATCATTTCTCAAAAATCATTTGAGCAACTCACTTTTCCTCATGTTAAAGAAAATGAAGCTGGCGATTCTCATTATGCTTATGGATGGAATATATTAAATAGTGATAGGAATACAAAAATCATAGCTCATAACGGATCAAATGGCGTTTTTTATGCTGATTTTATACAAATGCCGGAAGAGAATGCAGTAATTATATACATGACGAATGAGTTAAGGTATGATACTCAAATGGTGGCATGGGAAATAGAACAATTACTATTTAATGAAAACTATACCCCCATAGTGCCCAAAATGAAAAGTATTAAACATAGCAATGCTGATACCGCCCATAAACAGCTGGAAATCATACAGCATTTCGTAAAACTGGTTTTGGCTGATGATGAAGATATTGATGCTTTTATCACCCAGCATCTTGCCAGTAAAGAAAGAGAACGACGGTTTAAAATGTGGGTAAAAGATATGAAACATGAGTTTCCCGGATATCAATTGAAGCATATTTTGGAATATGGAGACATGAGTTATGATATTATTTTACAATCGAAAAGTGGTGAGGTGGTTGATTTAACTCCGTGTTTTGATTTGCAATTCAATGAGAGTAATCAAATTTCTGCCTTTGGGTGGTAA
- a CDS encoding IS4 family transposase yields the protein MSKNTYFYGQPIFSQLLSLIDKSVLNQIISKYQSDRYYKKLNTWHHLVSMLYCCFSGASALRELTTGLLACQNKLIHLGIQFIPRRSTLSDSNKKRSSIVFADIYMKLFKKYRHLLPDSRLRMEVLNKLYIVDSTIISLFKDILKVAGRPRKDGKSKGGIKAHVMIHAAELMPCLVRLTKGSQHDHTFLKQLQLPEGSYVVMDKGYIDYRQYTQWSHQGIFYITRMKENARYQSIDELELPEDKDFCVLKDEKVVISFKTDGQVQELQNRRIAYYDDLNNKLLVFMTNNMELEAATIAGVLAHLCLLPSQGLAPGREFFIFWFDWFLVPVPIFPQI from the coding sequence ATGAGTAAAAATACATATTTCTACGGACAGCCAATCTTTTCTCAACTATTATCGCTGATAGATAAATCGGTGTTAAATCAAATAATATCAAAATACCAATCTGACAGATATTACAAGAAATTGAATACTTGGCATCACCTAGTAAGCATGTTATACTGCTGTTTCAGTGGGGCAAGTGCTCTCAGAGAGCTTACTACGGGGCTTTTGGCCTGCCAAAACAAGCTGATCCACTTAGGTATTCAATTTATACCCAGACGTTCCACTTTATCAGATAGCAACAAAAAACGCAGTAGTATAGTCTTTGCAGACATTTACATGAAATTGTTTAAAAAGTATCGGCACCTTTTGCCGGACAGCCGCTTGAGAATGGAAGTTCTCAATAAACTTTATATTGTTGATTCAACGATTATTAGTCTGTTTAAAGATATTCTCAAGGTAGCAGGACGCCCTAGAAAAGATGGCAAAAGCAAGGGAGGCATTAAAGCTCATGTAATGATTCATGCGGCAGAATTAATGCCATGTTTAGTACGGTTGACCAAGGGAAGTCAGCATGATCATACATTTTTAAAGCAATTACAACTCCCAGAAGGATCCTATGTGGTGATGGATAAAGGGTATATCGATTATAGACAATACACACAGTGGAGTCATCAAGGGATATTTTACATTACCAGAATGAAGGAAAATGCCAGATATCAATCAATAGATGAGCTAGAATTGCCTGAAGATAAAGACTTTTGTGTACTTAAGGATGAAAAAGTTGTTATCAGTTTCAAGACTGATGGACAAGTGCAAGAGCTTCAAAATAGAAGAATAGCCTATTATGATGACCTCAATAATAAATTATTAGTGTTTATGACCAATAATATGGAGTTGGAAGCAGCCACAATAGCGGGAGTGTTAGCTCATCTCTGTCTGCTTCCCTCCCAGGGGCTAGCCCCTGGGAGGGAATTTTTTATTTTTTGGTTTGACTGGTTTTTAGTTCCAGTTCCAATCTTCCCTCAAATCTAA
- a CDS encoding (R)-mandelonitrile lyase, with the protein MEITKNGSQKSVQGPEDWFTGSVRIDPLFGQKENVTKGAASLVTFEPGARTAWHTHPAGQTLIVESGLGWVQKEGGPIEEIRPGDIVWFAPNEKHWHGASPEKAMSHIAVQEEVDGEVVTWMEKVSDEQYSK; encoded by the coding sequence ATGGAAATCACTAAAAACGGAAGCCAAAAATCTGTACAAGGCCCAGAAGACTGGTTTACAGGTAGCGTGAGAATTGACCCTTTATTTGGTCAAAAAGAAAATGTAACTAAAGGTGCTGCTTCATTAGTAACCTTTGAGCCAGGAGCAAGAACAGCATGGCATACTCACCCTGCTGGTCAAACGCTTATAGTAGAATCTGGCTTAGGCTGGGTACAGAAAGAAGGCGGACCGATAGAAGAAATTCGTCCGGGAGACATTGTATGGTTTGCACCTAATGAAAAGCACTGGCATGGAGCCTCTCCTGAGAAAGCTATGAGCCACATAGCTGTGCAGGAAGAAGTAGATGGTGAAGTAGTTACCTGGATGGAAAAAGTATCTGACGAACAATATTCAAAATAA
- a CDS encoding cupin domain-containing protein, whose protein sequence is MITKKLTLLVVVLAFGLHSCTPSQPESDSSAQTELTEAEASADNKELDFIFPKGQKGPDKNFTGNAYNYGLVSMDSTYTTLVGNVYFEPGARSNWHTHPGGQILIITDGQGYHQIEGEPIQILKKGDVAKCPPNTRHWHGASPEVGMQQMYIVPNTEKGVVDWMEAVTDEQYNSKK, encoded by the coding sequence ATGATTACGAAAAAACTTACATTACTAGTTGTTGTTCTGGCTTTTGGCCTACACTCATGCACTCCAAGCCAGCCTGAGTCTGACAGCTCCGCCCAGACAGAACTTACCGAAGCAGAAGCGAGTGCAGACAATAAAGAATTAGACTTTATCTTCCCGAAAGGGCAAAAAGGACCTGATAAAAACTTTACAGGCAATGCCTATAACTACGGTCTTGTGTCTATGGATTCTACTTACACTACACTAGTAGGTAATGTATACTTTGAGCCAGGGGCAAGAAGTAACTGGCACACCCACCCAGGCGGACAAATACTTATCATTACTGACGGCCAGGGATATCATCAGATAGAAGGTGAACCTATTCAGATTTTAAAGAAAGGTGATGTTGCCAAGTGCCCTCCTAACACCAGACACTGGCATGGAGCCAGCCCTGAAGTAGGCATGCAGCAAATGTATATTGTTCCTAACACAGAAAAAGGAGTAGTAGACTGGATGGAAGCCGTTACTGACGAGCAATACAACAGCAAAAAATAA
- a CDS encoding leucine-rich repeat domain-containing protein, giving the protein MVKYFLTLCFCGLFLKAAEAQTPAYKPDSLVLLNFHQQMMDSGWPAFWNTTKNVREWTGVSYDYNSGKVYGVTLSGDWFNPHFTTDSLPAAIQVLSAMDSLVSLGVSHFNLKYLPEEMTDLEDLKSLSLGYNSIETLPDFINELEQLEILLLGNNEFADLPDLSDLINLKVLSLSQNIHLEQFPASILELESLIDLRLSYNSITGLPSSIDELQQLQKLYLQANGLISLPESVGNLSNLDQLVLSNNQLTDLPSSINNLTKLERLDVNRNQLSALPADMSNLTNLIQIDISENKLTEFPESIVGLRGLRQITANKNQMEGEIPEDVFRINRLRLDVSDNNLSGELEVIDNNITERLLITNNRYTFRDIINFYGQFNPSYIEFQPQQYIGTYRTLEPRAGEVLDVFIDNYIPASGNTYQWYRADNIALTGATKYSTEDSIHISSYDASAHAGIYYCIIKNPSLPNLSLRSNVVRVLGNDNAPELTYQDLIFREGGRAYLNIAAKDDFTPINELEFRFPEETEHFILKPDTLYSRSYAKFVLPKTVNGYGKDTLTVEVEDEGGNVAIAQLTIEMLSDENANPEVSMDTIYMNLAQDAEPPCTPGTTGCNAFYYFTSITYLKYFVTDDFTDYDRLTYRVLEADSLNGEVIPGKVYVQPIIRPDGITLDANVLANQDTSVTITLQVMDPEGGVIQKSVTLMGEINPPNRNPEIEDITDQLISRGARSFSTLNLSEYSSDDYLSNNLLTWQISRSNVLKVNLSDSLLEVQPMYEDSSYTAQLEVYVYEKTNYNRSSSTTVNYIIKEGIAISGMITDVADQPLENVELQGFDEPVFTSAAGYYEAHVLEGWSGEVIPVKEDYLFSPESQEYNNLQSSLQDQDYQAEYIGSYTISGVISTAESGLGEVLINGFTNEIYTDDVGYYSVEVPYDWNGTLTPELDGFSFEPTSRTYEQLTANLSNEDYQAYHITGVEGRDAVQLLTVYPNPSSTSVTFMLSDAHFNDGIIEVYNTHGKKCGTIKVETDTSRYEWKGAEQTPAGIYYAKLTVNGKAESVLKFIVE; this is encoded by the coding sequence ATGGTAAAGTATTTTTTAACCCTTTGCTTCTGTGGGCTATTTTTGAAAGCGGCAGAAGCACAAACTCCTGCTTATAAGCCAGATAGCTTAGTATTACTCAATTTTCATCAGCAAATGATGGATTCGGGATGGCCGGCTTTTTGGAATACCACAAAAAATGTTCGAGAGTGGACCGGAGTTTCATATGATTATAATTCTGGGAAGGTATATGGGGTTACACTTTCAGGTGACTGGTTTAATCCTCACTTTACAACAGATAGTCTTCCTGCCGCCATACAAGTTTTGAGCGCTATGGATTCGTTGGTAAGTTTAGGTGTTTCCCATTTTAATCTAAAATATTTACCCGAAGAGATGACTGACCTAGAGGATCTGAAAAGTTTGAGTCTTGGTTATAATAGCATTGAAACTTTGCCAGATTTTATTAATGAGTTAGAACAATTAGAGATACTATTACTTGGTAATAATGAATTTGCTGATCTTCCAGATCTCTCAGATTTGATCAATCTGAAGGTATTAAGTCTTAGCCAAAATATTCATTTAGAGCAATTTCCAGCATCTATATTAGAATTAGAATCATTAATTGATTTGCGTCTATCTTACAATTCCATTACGGGACTCCCTTCTTCAATCGATGAATTACAACAGTTACAAAAGTTATATTTACAGGCTAATGGACTAATTTCATTGCCTGAATCTGTAGGTAACTTATCAAATTTAGATCAATTGGTATTATCCAATAATCAACTTACAGACTTGCCTTCATCTATCAATAATCTCACAAAGCTTGAGCGATTAGATGTAAACAGAAATCAACTTTCTGCTCTTCCTGCGGATATGTCAAATTTAACCAATCTAATTCAGATAGATATTTCTGAAAATAAACTTACCGAATTTCCGGAAAGCATCGTTGGGCTGCGAGGTCTTAGACAGATTACAGCGAATAAGAATCAAATGGAGGGAGAAATTCCGGAAGATGTTTTTAGAATAAACAGACTACGTTTAGATGTAAGTGATAATAATCTTTCCGGGGAGCTGGAGGTAATAGATAATAATATCACCGAGCGTCTTTTAATTACTAATAATCGATACACCTTTCGAGATATTATAAATTTTTACGGACAGTTTAACCCTTCTTACATTGAGTTTCAACCACAACAATATATTGGCACCTATAGAACCTTAGAACCCAGAGCAGGAGAGGTGTTGGATGTTTTTATTGATAATTATATACCCGCATCAGGAAATACTTATCAGTGGTATAGAGCTGATAATATTGCTCTGACAGGAGCAACAAAATATTCTACTGAAGACAGTATACATATCTCTAGTTATGATGCTTCTGCCCACGCTGGCATTTATTACTGCATTATTAAGAACCCTTCTTTACCTAATTTAAGCTTGAGGAGCAATGTAGTAAGGGTATTAGGAAATGATAATGCTCCAGAATTAACTTATCAAGATCTGATATTTAGGGAGGGAGGAAGAGCCTATCTGAATATTGCCGCAAAGGATGATTTCACTCCTATCAATGAATTGGAGTTTCGCTTTCCAGAAGAAACTGAGCATTTTATACTTAAACCAGACACTTTATACAGTCGTAGTTATGCCAAATTTGTTTTACCTAAAACCGTAAATGGTTATGGAAAAGATACGCTCACTGTGGAGGTTGAAGATGAAGGAGGAAATGTGGCTATTGCTCAACTCACTATTGAAATGTTATCTGATGAAAATGCTAATCCAGAGGTAAGTATGGATACAATTTATATGAATCTTGCCCAAGATGCAGAACCTCCTTGTACGCCTGGAACTACCGGTTGTAATGCATTTTATTATTTTACCAGTATTACGTATTTGAAATATTTTGTTACCGATGATTTTACAGATTACGACCGATTAACTTATAGAGTATTGGAGGCAGATTCGCTAAATGGAGAAGTAATACCAGGCAAAGTATATGTCCAGCCGATTATTCGCCCTGACGGAATTACACTTGATGCTAATGTTTTAGCTAATCAGGATACCAGCGTAACCATAACCCTACAAGTGATGGATCCAGAGGGAGGAGTTATTCAAAAGTCAGTGACTCTGATGGGAGAAATTAACCCTCCCAATAGAAATCCAGAAATAGAGGATATAACAGATCAGTTGATAAGTAGAGGAGCCAGATCATTTTCCACATTAAATTTAAGTGAATATAGTTCGGATGATTATTTGAGTAATAATTTATTAACCTGGCAAATTAGTCGCTCAAATGTATTGAAGGTTAATTTATCCGATAGCCTGCTGGAAGTTCAGCCTATGTATGAGGACAGTTCTTACACTGCTCAGTTAGAAGTTTATGTATACGAAAAAACTAACTATAATCGAAGCAGTTCCACAACTGTCAATTACATTATCAAAGAAGGTATAGCGATATCAGGAATGATTACTGATGTAGCTGATCAGCCTTTAGAGAATGTAGAACTGCAAGGGTTTGATGAGCCAGTGTTTACTTCGGCTGCCGGGTATTATGAAGCACATGTTTTAGAGGGTTGGAGTGGCGAAGTTATACCTGTTAAAGAAGATTACCTTTTCTCTCCAGAGTCACAAGAATATAATAACCTTCAGTCATCACTACAGGATCAGGATTATCAAGCGGAGTATATTGGCAGTTATACTATTTCGGGTGTTATATCTACTGCCGAATCTGGTTTAGGAGAAGTGTTAATTAATGGCTTCACTAATGAAATTTATACCGATGATGTCGGCTATTATTCCGTAGAAGTACCTTATGATTGGAATGGTACTTTAACTCCTGAATTAGATGGATTTAGCTTTGAGCCAACAAGTAGGACTTATGAGCAGCTTACTGCCAATTTAAGTAATGAAGACTATCAGGCTTATCATATTACTGGTGTAGAAGGAAGAGATGCGGTACAGCTTTTGACGGTGTATCCCAACCCTTCATCTACTAGTGTCACATTTATGCTTTCTGATGCACACTTCAATGACGGAATAATAGAAGTATACAACACTCACGGTAAGAAGTGCGGAACCATTAAGGTGGAGACAGACACCAGCAGGTATGAATGGAAAGGTGCAGAACAAACCCCTGCAGGCATTTATTACGCTAAGCTTACTGTTAATGGGAAAGCAGAAAGTGTATTGAAGTTTATCGTTGAATAA